The following coding sequences are from one Kushneria phosphatilytica window:
- the ruvB gene encoding Holliday junction branch migration DNA helicase RuvB, producing the protein MIETERLIGGAIQGDDTRLDQTIRPDRLDEYIGQRGAREQLEIFITAARQRQDSLDHTLIFGPPGLGKTTLANIIAGEMGVDIKSTSGPVLEKAGDLAAMLTNLQPGDVLFIDEIHRLSSAVEEVLYPAMEDFQLDIMIGEGPAARSIKLDLPRFTLVGATTRAGLLTSPLRDRFGIVQRLEFYGVDELTEIVSRSARLLSLEADESGAREIARRSRGTPRIANRLLRRVRDFAQVRGDGKLNRDIADQALNMLNVDRCGLDHMDRRLLTTMIEKFDGGPVGVESLAAAISEERDTIEDVLEPYLIQQGFMMRTARGRIVTRSAYLHFGLSPGDDVPESESDRAAP; encoded by the coding sequence ATGATTGAAACCGAGCGCTTGATCGGGGGAGCCATTCAGGGCGACGACACCCGGCTTGATCAGACCATTCGGCCCGATCGACTTGATGAATATATCGGCCAGCGAGGTGCCCGCGAACAGCTCGAAATTTTCATTACGGCAGCGCGTCAACGCCAGGACAGTCTCGATCATACGCTCATCTTTGGCCCCCCCGGTCTGGGAAAAACCACGCTTGCCAACATCATTGCCGGCGAAATGGGCGTGGATATCAAGTCTACTTCAGGGCCGGTGCTTGAAAAGGCCGGTGATCTGGCCGCCATGCTGACCAATCTGCAGCCGGGCGATGTATTATTCATTGATGAAATTCATCGGCTTTCCTCGGCGGTCGAGGAAGTTCTTTATCCCGCCATGGAAGATTTCCAGCTCGACATCATGATCGGCGAAGGGCCCGCAGCCCGCTCAATCAAGCTGGATCTACCACGTTTTACTCTTGTCGGCGCAACGACGCGGGCCGGACTGCTGACCTCGCCACTGCGTGATCGCTTCGGTATTGTGCAGCGCCTTGAATTTTATGGTGTTGATGAGCTGACGGAAATCGTGTCCCGCAGCGCTCGTCTGCTTTCCCTGGAAGCAGACGAGAGTGGTGCTCGGGAAATAGCGCGTCGCTCACGCGGTACTCCCCGGATCGCTAATCGGCTATTGCGTCGCGTACGCGATTTCGCTCAGGTTCGAGGCGATGGAAAGCTCAATCGCGATATTGCCGATCAGGCACTCAATATGCTCAATGTTGATCGATGTGGGCTCGATCACATGGACCGACGACTGCTGACTACCATGATCGAAAAGTTCGACGGTGGCCCGGTGGGTGTTGAAAGTCTGGCGGCAGCGATCAGTGAGGAACGCGATACCATCGAGGATGTGCTGGAGCCTTATCTGATTCAGCAGGGTTTCATGATGCGTACCGCTCGTGGGCGTATTGTAACCCGTTCAGCCTATCTGCACTTCGGTCTATCGCCCGGCGATGACGTGCCTGAATCCGAAAGCGATAGAGCGGCACCATGA
- the ruvA gene encoding Holliday junction branch migration protein RuvA, which translates to MIGRLSGTLLEKQPPLAVIDVHGVGYEIEASMNTLLALPAPGEAVRLYTHLSVREDAHLLYGFIDEAERHLFRELIKISGVGPRLALAILSGMEREQFMRCISDEDSKALTRLPGVGRKTADRLIVEMRDRFRHWPEFSQRGGALSSADQNLPLETDNYADAEAALIALGYKPTDAARMLTGLDTVQPTEALIKSALSQQLTGRGSRQG; encoded by the coding sequence ATGATCGGAAGGCTCTCGGGCACACTGCTGGAAAAGCAGCCACCGCTGGCGGTCATCGATGTACATGGCGTGGGTTATGAGATCGAGGCCTCAATGAATACGCTACTGGCGCTTCCGGCCCCGGGAGAAGCCGTGCGTCTTTATACGCATCTCAGTGTGCGTGAAGACGCACATCTGCTTTATGGCTTCATTGATGAAGCCGAGCGCCATCTCTTTCGCGAACTGATCAAGATTTCCGGTGTGGGCCCACGTTTGGCGCTTGCCATTCTATCCGGAATGGAACGTGAGCAGTTCATGCGCTGTATTTCGGATGAAGATAGCAAGGCGTTGACGCGCTTGCCGGGAGTGGGGCGCAAAACAGCAGATCGTCTGATTGTCGAGATGCGTGATCGTTTTCGGCATTGGCCGGAATTCAGCCAGAGAGGAGGTGCCCTTTCTTCAGCAGATCAGAATTTGCCACTGGAAACAGACAATTATGCTGATGCCGAGGCAGCTCTGATTGCGCTGGGTTACAAGCCTACCGATGCGGCACGCATGCTGACAGGGCTGGATACCGTTCAGCCTACTGAAGCTCTGATCAAATCTGCTCTGTCGCAACAGTTGACCGGGCGAGGGAGCAGGCAGGGATGA
- the ruvC gene encoding crossover junction endodeoxyribonuclease RuvC, protein MIILGIDPGSRLTGFGVIDTSAATPGYVACGCVRIDGDQLAQKLAQVYAGIAEVIAEYRPAEVAIEQVFMARNADSALKLGQARGSAIVCAANHGLEVFEYAARAVKQAVAGNGSADKQQVQQMVTATLRLSSVPRSDAADALAIALTHCYTQRGMSARGMGNGRAGRRTSWRQFRPQ, encoded by the coding sequence TTGATCATTCTGGGTATTGATCCTGGTTCCAGACTTACCGGGTTCGGTGTAATTGATACCTCAGCTGCCACACCCGGTTATGTTGCCTGTGGCTGTGTCCGCATTGATGGTGACCAGCTGGCTCAGAAACTGGCACAGGTATATGCCGGAATCGCAGAAGTTATCGCCGAGTATCGACCCGCTGAAGTAGCCATCGAACAGGTTTTCATGGCACGCAATGCTGATTCGGCGCTGAAACTTGGGCAGGCACGAGGCAGTGCTATCGTTTGTGCAGCCAATCATGGGCTGGAAGTGTTCGAATATGCAGCACGTGCCGTGAAGCAGGCGGTAGCTGGTAATGGCAGCGCTGATAAACAGCAGGTTCAGCAGATGGTCACCGCGACACTGAGACTCTCCTCGGTACCGCGCAGTGATGCTGCCGATGCCCTGGCCATTGCACTGACGCACTGTTATACCCAGCGGGGAATGAGTGCCCGGGGTATGGGCAACGGGCGGGCTGGACGGCGTACCAGCTGGCGTCAGTTCCGACCTCAGTGA
- a CDS encoding YebC/PmpR family DNA-binding transcriptional regulator, whose product MAGHSKWANIKHRKAAQDAKKGKVFTRLIRELTVAARQGGGEPNDNPRLRAAIDKALANNMTKDAIQRAVDRGAGNTDTDNMEELTYEGYGPDGVAMLVECMTDNRNRTASEVRHAFNKQGGNMGTSGSVSFMFRHLGYISFPADSSEEAIIEVALEAGADDIVTNEDTSIDVITSPGQFGSVKDALVNAGLEPERSEVGMYPDSYSTINDTETARKIIKLFDMLEDLDDVQNVYSNADFADSVMVELESA is encoded by the coding sequence ATGGCAGGCCATAGTAAATGGGCCAATATCAAGCACCGCAAGGCTGCGCAGGATGCCAAAAAGGGCAAGGTATTTACCCGGTTGATCCGTGAGTTGACGGTGGCAGCGCGGCAGGGGGGGGGCGAACCCAACGATAATCCGCGTCTACGAGCTGCCATCGACAAGGCACTTGCCAATAACATGACCAAGGATGCGATTCAGCGTGCAGTCGATCGGGGCGCAGGCAATACCGATACCGATAACATGGAAGAGCTGACCTACGAAGGCTATGGGCCGGATGGTGTAGCGATGCTTGTCGAATGCATGACCGATAACCGCAACCGAACTGCCTCCGAAGTTCGTCATGCCTTCAACAAGCAGGGAGGTAATATGGGCACTTCGGGATCAGTTTCTTTCATGTTTCGTCATTTGGGCTATATCAGTTTCCCGGCCGACAGTAGTGAAGAAGCGATTATTGAAGTGGCGCTGGAAGCGGGCGCCGATGATATCGTTACCAACGAGGATACCTCGATTGATGTCATCACCAGTCCGGGACAGTTCGGATCAGTCAAGGATGCGCTGGTTAATGCGGGACTGGAACCCGAGCGCAGTGAAGTAGGCATGTATCCGGACAGTTATTCCACCATCAATGATACCGAGACTGCCCGCAAGATTATCAAGCTGTTCGATATGCTCGAAGATCTGGATGACGTCCAGAATGTGTATTCCAATGCTGATTTTGCAGACTCGGTCATGGTGGAACTCGAAAGTGCCTGA
- the aspS gene encoding aspartate--tRNA ligase: MRSHYCGELNDTFVDHEVTLCGWVHRRRDHGGVIFLDMRDRAGIAQVVVDPDTPEAFARADNARNEYVLRIRGRVRMRPEGTRNSHMSTGLIEVLALDVEVLNTSVTPPFQLDEHGKVGEDVRLRYRYIDLRRPEMIERLQLRSRITHAVRAYLEGQGFLDIETPVLTRATPEGARDYLVPSRTHPGEFFALPQSPQLFKQLLMVSGFDRYYQIAKCFRDEDLRADRQPEFTQIDIEASFVEEQDIMDITETMIRQLFSDVLDVALPEFPRMRWAEAMQRYGSDKPDLRIPLEMVDVDDLMASVDFKVFSGPANDSEGRVAALRVPGGSRLTRKEIDEYTRFVGIYGARGLAWIKVNDRSAGLEGLQSPIVKFMEGVVDELLDRVGAEDGDIIFFGADRASIVNEALGALRVRLGEDLALYTRDWAPLWVVDFPMFERDDNGRLAALHHPFTAPACSADELKADPAGALSRAYDMVLNGTELGGGSIRIHDSAMQQGVFEALGIGEAEAREKFGFLLDALAHGAPPHGGLAFGLDRLVMLMTGGRTIRDVIAFPKTQSAADLMTDAPGEVSAEQLRELHIRLRSKASEQS; the protein is encoded by the coding sequence ATGCGCAGCCACTATTGCGGCGAATTGAACGACACCTTCGTGGATCACGAAGTCACGTTATGCGGATGGGTGCATCGGCGGCGCGATCATGGCGGTGTCATCTTCCTCGACATGCGCGATCGGGCGGGCATTGCTCAGGTTGTAGTTGATCCGGATACGCCCGAAGCCTTTGCCCGGGCGGATAATGCCCGCAACGAATATGTCCTGCGCATTCGGGGCCGTGTGCGCATGCGCCCCGAGGGAACGCGCAATTCTCATATGTCGACTGGTCTGATTGAGGTGTTGGCACTGGATGTCGAAGTGCTGAACACTTCGGTGACGCCGCCATTCCAGCTCGATGAGCATGGCAAGGTGGGAGAGGATGTGCGACTGCGCTATCGCTACATCGATCTGCGCCGTCCGGAAATGATCGAACGTTTGCAGTTACGTTCCCGAATCACGCACGCCGTTCGGGCGTATCTGGAGGGGCAAGGGTTTCTGGATATTGAAACACCGGTGCTGACTCGAGCAACGCCGGAGGGCGCCCGGGATTATCTGGTGCCAAGTCGTACGCATCCCGGTGAGTTCTTTGCGCTGCCCCAGTCTCCTCAGCTGTTCAAGCAGTTGCTGATGGTGTCCGGCTTCGATCGCTATTATCAGATTGCCAAGTGTTTTCGCGATGAAGACCTGCGAGCCGATCGACAACCGGAATTTACCCAGATTGATATCGAGGCCTCCTTCGTTGAAGAGCAGGACATCATGGATATTACTGAAACCATGATTCGTCAGCTTTTCAGTGATGTACTTGATGTAGCACTGCCGGAATTTCCTCGTATGCGCTGGGCTGAAGCCATGCAGCGTTATGGCTCGGATAAGCCTGATCTGCGTATTCCGCTGGAGATGGTGGATGTCGATGATCTGATGGCTTCGGTCGATTTCAAGGTGTTTTCCGGCCCTGCCAATGATAGTGAAGGGCGTGTGGCAGCACTACGCGTGCCGGGTGGTAGTCGTCTTACTCGTAAGGAAATTGATGAGTATACCCGGTTCGTGGGTATCTACGGCGCACGCGGTCTGGCCTGGATAAAGGTTAACGATCGGAGTGCCGGGCTCGAAGGATTGCAGTCCCCCATCGTCAAGTTCATGGAAGGCGTGGTAGACGAACTGCTGGATCGGGTGGGTGCTGAAGATGGCGATATCATCTTTTTTGGTGCTGACAGAGCCAGTATTGTCAATGAGGCACTGGGTGCGCTCAGGGTGCGTCTTGGTGAAGATCTGGCGCTCTATACACGCGACTGGGCTCCCCTTTGGGTGGTTGATTTTCCCATGTTCGAGCGTGATGACAATGGGCGCCTTGCAGCACTTCATCATCCTTTTACAGCACCGGCATGTAGTGCTGATGAGCTCAAGGCCGATCCGGCAGGGGCGCTGTCACGAGCCTATGACATGGTACTTAACGGTACTGAACTGGGTGGCGGCTCGATTCGTATACACGATAGTGCCATGCAGCAGGGGGTGTTCGAGGCGCTGGGTATAGGAGAAGCTGAAGCACGTGAAAAGTTTGGCTTCCTGCTTGATGCGCTGGCGCATGGCGCACCGCCGCATGGTGGTTTGGCCTTTGGTCTGGATCGACTGGTCATGCTGATGACGGGGGGACGTACGATTCGGGATGTTATCGCTTTTCCGAAGACGCAGAGTGCTGCCGATCTGATGACCGATGCACCCGGCGAAGTCAGCGCCGAGCAACTTCGCGAGTTGCATATCCGTCTGCGCTCGAAGGCGAGCGAACAGTCCTGA
- a CDS encoding FmdB family zinc ribbon protein, with translation MPIYEYQCQDCGARLEKIQKISASPLTTCPSCHKETLERLISPAGFRLSGQGWYETDFKAGNRRNLAGDSSGSGGSSGSTGKGGAE, from the coding sequence ATGCCTATTTACGAATACCAGTGTCAGGACTGTGGTGCCCGGCTTGAGAAAATCCAGAAGATCAGTGCTTCGCCACTGACGACCTGTCCCTCCTGCCATAAGGAAACCCTGGAGCGGTTGATCTCTCCAGCGGGTTTTCGTCTGTCAGGGCAGGGGTGGTATGAGACCGACTTCAAGGCCGGTAATCGTCGCAACCTTGCAGGTGACAGTAGTGGTTCCGGCGGTTCGAGCGGCAGTACTGGAAAGGGCGGCGCGGAGTAA
- a CDS encoding D-2-hydroxyacid dehydrogenase, producing MKAVILDADSLGEGVDLTPLRARVDQLEVWPSTAPEQVGHRLQAADIALTNKVVLDATTIETLPRLKLICVMATGTNNIDTESAVRHGIAVRNVAAYGTESVAQHVMMMMLSLAVRLPLYQQDVKQGQWQQAPFFCLMHHPVMQLSCRHLVLVGQGELGNRVAELAKAFNMKVSFAARPGNEKNDKRPSLAELAPQADVLSLHCPLTPQTTHLVDKHVLGQLKDHTLLINCARGGIIDEVAALEALEAGRLGGLGVDVLPEEPPCHGHPLLEASGRENLNLIVTPHNAWITLQARQRIIELSADNIDEFAVGMKLQ from the coding sequence ATGAAAGCCGTCATCCTGGACGCCGATTCATTGGGAGAAGGCGTTGACCTTACGCCTTTGCGTGCTCGAGTCGATCAGTTGGAAGTCTGGCCCTCGACGGCTCCCGAACAGGTCGGCCACCGACTACAGGCAGCGGATATCGCACTGACCAACAAGGTGGTCCTTGATGCAACTACCATCGAAACACTGCCAAGGCTGAAGCTGATCTGTGTGATGGCTACGGGTACTAACAATATTGATACGGAAAGTGCTGTCAGGCATGGCATTGCCGTACGCAATGTAGCAGCATATGGCACCGAAAGTGTTGCCCAGCATGTCATGATGATGATGCTGTCACTCGCCGTTCGGCTGCCCCTGTATCAACAGGATGTAAAACAGGGGCAATGGCAGCAGGCCCCCTTTTTCTGCCTTATGCACCATCCGGTCATGCAGCTTTCATGTCGCCACCTGGTACTGGTTGGTCAGGGAGAGTTGGGGAATCGTGTAGCCGAGCTGGCAAAAGCATTCAATATGAAGGTCTCTTTCGCGGCGCGTCCGGGGAACGAGAAAAACGATAAACGTCCTTCCCTTGCAGAGCTCGCTCCGCAGGCCGACGTTCTCAGTCTGCACTGCCCTTTAACCCCACAAACGACTCATTTGGTGGATAAGCACGTGCTGGGTCAGTTAAAGGACCACACTTTACTGATCAATTGTGCCCGCGGTGGCATCATCGACGAAGTGGCGGCGCTTGAGGCCCTTGAAGCAGGCCGTTTGGGAGGGCTGGGCGTCGATGTCCTGCCCGAGGAGCCCCCTTGTCATGGCCATCCCTTGCTGGAAGCATCCGGCAGGGAGAATCTGAATCTGATCGTCACCCCGCATAATGCCTGGATTACGCTTCAGGCTCGGCAGCGAATCATTGAACTCAGTGCTGACAACATTGATGAATTTGCTGTCGGTATGAAACTTCAATAA
- a CDS encoding nucleoside hydrolase, whose protein sequence is MSYSIIFDTDPGVDDAQAIALLMADPDIEIVGLTTTFGNVPVEVATRNALLLTELAGRDDIPVAQGAAAPLVKQPHPVPAHIHGKDGLGNQTLAEPRRSPLDEDAARFIINKTQERPGEITLVCVGPLGNLANALQLDPDLPERVARVIVMGGSIHEGGNVTPVAEANIFSDPHAASRVLKAPWPLTMVGLDVTHRTVLAPDRMERICRAQGRLGEVLAASYAFYRQFYGQARGIEGCCPHDSCALAWLKQPELFESVSGHLHVVTEGIAEGQTLLARKERQYVDQRWQNESQAEVCLQVDGESVVAWMESLLTRQ, encoded by the coding sequence ATGTCCTATTCCATTATTTTTGATACTGACCCCGGCGTTGATGACGCTCAGGCCATCGCTCTATTAATGGCCGATCCGGATATCGAAATCGTGGGTTTAACCACGACCTTCGGTAATGTTCCGGTTGAGGTGGCGACTCGCAATGCTCTGCTGCTCACCGAACTGGCTGGACGAGATGATATCCCTGTAGCACAGGGGGCGGCTGCCCCTCTGGTCAAGCAGCCACATCCTGTTCCTGCGCACATACACGGCAAGGATGGCCTTGGTAATCAAACATTGGCCGAACCTCGGCGGTCTCCTCTGGATGAAGATGCTGCCCGTTTCATCATTAATAAAACCCAGGAAAGACCTGGCGAAATTACACTGGTCTGTGTAGGACCGCTGGGTAATCTCGCCAATGCCCTGCAGCTCGATCCAGATCTACCCGAACGGGTCGCCCGGGTCATTGTCATGGGGGGCAGCATCCACGAAGGTGGCAATGTCACACCGGTGGCAGAAGCCAACATCTTTTCCGATCCTCACGCTGCCTCGCGAGTGCTGAAAGCGCCCTGGCCGCTCACCATGGTAGGTCTGGATGTCACCCACAGGACAGTACTTGCTCCGGATCGCATGGAACGCATTTGCCGTGCCCAGGGCAGACTTGGTGAGGTATTGGCCGCCAGCTATGCTTTCTATCGACAGTTTTACGGCCAGGCCCGTGGTATTGAGGGGTGCTGCCCGCATGACAGTTGTGCGCTGGCATGGCTCAAACAGCCCGAGCTGTTCGAGAGCGTCTCGGGCCATCTGCATGTGGTGACAGAAGGAATAGCAGAAGGTCAGACGCTATTGGCCAGGAAGGAGCGTCAGTATGTAGACCAGCGTTGGCAGAATGAAAGTCAGGCAGAGGTTTGCCTTCAGGTCGATGGTGAATCCGTTGTCGCCTGGATGGAATCACTGCTGACTCGCCAATGA
- the otsB gene encoding trehalose-phosphatase, protein MTDATHARPPLPPSQHEWALFLDFDGTLTALVDHPDNVSVDQPLRDLLLQLSDSLDGALAIVSGRSISDLDRHLAPLKLACAGQHGAERRDALGRYQNAMDSGPLESVRKRLHEFADAHHGLMVEDKGASLAVHYRGAPELADTVVRHSQSMVDELGSDFELHQGKCVVEIKSSRCHKGLSVEAFMHTTPFSGRQPIFMGDDATDENGFASAQALGGFGIKVGEGETRADYRLAGTEQVRQWLEECLASLRHY, encoded by the coding sequence ATGACCGATGCTACCCATGCGCGCCCGCCTCTTCCGCCTTCGCAACATGAATGGGCGCTATTTCTCGATTTTGACGGCACTCTTACGGCGCTGGTGGATCACCCGGATAATGTTTCGGTTGATCAGCCCCTGCGCGATCTGCTGCTCCAGCTATCGGATAGCCTGGATGGCGCCCTTGCCATCGTCAGCGGTCGCAGTATCAGCGACCTCGATCGCCACCTGGCGCCGCTGAAACTTGCCTGTGCCGGTCAGCATGGCGCAGAGAGGCGTGATGCTCTCGGACGTTACCAGAATGCCATGGATAGCGGCCCTCTGGAGAGCGTCAGAAAACGGTTGCACGAATTCGCCGATGCTCATCATGGCCTGATGGTAGAGGATAAGGGAGCCAGTCTTGCGGTACATTATCGCGGCGCTCCCGAACTTGCTGATACTGTCGTACGTCACAGCCAATCCATGGTTGATGAACTGGGCAGCGACTTCGAACTCCATCAGGGCAAATGTGTGGTCGAAATCAAATCGTCACGCTGCCACAAGGGGCTGAGTGTTGAAGCGTTCATGCACACCACTCCGTTCAGCGGTCGTCAACCGATATTCATGGGCGACGATGCCACTGATGAAAATGGGTTCGCCAGTGCACAGGCACTTGGCGGTTTCGGCATCAAGGTAGGCGAAGGTGAGACCCGAGCTGATTATCGACTGGCCGGCACTGAACAGGTCCGCCAATGGCTGGAGGAGTGCCTGGCCAGTCTGAGACACTATTAA
- a CDS encoding alpha,alpha-trehalose-phosphate synthase (UDP-forming) gives MNSLIVASNRVPSPDQGSGSQGGLAVGVMNALSRTDGLWLGWNGNTEEAPSRDIDHYDFDGVRFATFPMSVEQHRLFYIGYSNEVLWPLFHYRPDMIEYNREKERGYLEVNQLFADNIRSVMDESSRIWVHDYQLIAVGHLLRQSGVEAPLGFFLHTPFPPWDLLRILPEYENLLHYLSAYDTIGFQTDLDLYNFRDCMKRGIGAEIEEDGTIVFDGRRSQADVYPISIDIDTAREMAEQGENSPTGQRLKRSLNNRPLMIGTDRLDYSKGLYKRFQAYERLLERFEERRGNVIYIQISPSSRTDVEEYAALRTTLERVTGHVNGRFAEYDWMPLRYLNRGYDRASIMGFLRQSRVALITPLRDGMNLVAKEFIAAQDPEDPGVLVLSHLAGASRELADGALLCNPFDIDGVAEVMERALSMPLEERRARWQSMMTVLQNNDIHQWSENFLAAMNQNAEQRREDQ, from the coding sequence TTGAACTCATTGATCGTGGCTTCCAATCGCGTGCCCTCACCCGACCAGGGCAGTGGCAGTCAGGGTGGTCTGGCTGTAGGCGTCATGAACGCCTTGAGCCGCACGGATGGGCTTTGGCTGGGCTGGAATGGCAATACCGAAGAGGCGCCATCGCGCGACATCGACCATTACGACTTCGATGGCGTTCGCTTTGCAACCTTTCCGATGTCTGTCGAGCAACATCGACTGTTCTACATCGGGTATTCCAATGAGGTACTCTGGCCGCTTTTTCACTATCGTCCGGATATGATCGAGTATAACCGTGAAAAGGAACGTGGTTATCTCGAGGTCAATCAGCTCTTCGCGGATAATATCCGCAGTGTGATGGACGAAAGCAGCCGTATCTGGGTTCACGATTATCAGCTCATCGCAGTGGGGCATCTGTTGCGCCAGTCGGGCGTCGAAGCACCGCTCGGTTTTTTCCTGCATACCCCTTTCCCGCCCTGGGACCTGCTGAGAATTCTGCCCGAATACGAAAATCTGCTGCACTATCTGAGTGCCTACGACACCATCGGCTTTCAGACCGATCTTGACCTTTACAATTTCCGCGACTGCATGAAACGCGGTATCGGTGCCGAAATCGAGGAAGATGGCACCATCGTCTTTGATGGGCGTCGCTCTCAAGCGGATGTCTACCCGATATCGATTGATATTGATACCGCCCGCGAGATGGCTGAACAAGGTGAGAATTCACCTACCGGTCAGCGTCTCAAGCGCTCGTTGAATAATCGCCCGCTGATGATCGGTACCGATCGACTGGATTACAGCAAGGGACTCTACAAGCGCTTTCAGGCTTATGAACGTCTCCTCGAACGATTCGAGGAACGGCGAGGCAATGTCATCTATATCCAGATCTCTCCTTCATCGCGTACCGATGTCGAAGAGTATGCGGCTCTACGTACCACCCTGGAGCGGGTTACCGGGCACGTTAATGGTCGCTTCGCGGAATATGACTGGATGCCGCTGCGCTATCTCAATCGTGGATATGATCGTGCTTCCATCATGGGCTTTCTACGTCAAAGCCGGGTGGCTCTGATTACCCCGCTTCGCGATGGCATGAACCTGGTGGCCAAGGAATTCATTGCCGCGCAGGATCCTGAAGATCCCGGGGTGCTGGTGCTTTCACACCTTGCCGGAGCTTCACGTGAACTCGCGGATGGTGCCCTGCTTTGCAATCCTTTCGATATCGACGGGGTCGCTGAAGTCATGGAGCGCGCCCTTTCCATGCCACTGGAAGAGCGTCGTGCCCGTTGGCAAAGCATGATGACGGTACTGCAGAATAACGATATCCACCAATGGAGCGAAAATTTCCTCGCTGCGATGAATCAGAATGCCGAGCAGCGCCGAGAAGATCAGTAG
- the yccX gene encoding acylphosphatase, with protein MKDEIQLASQKEADMTQRTVEVRVEGRVQGVGFRQSTAYQTRQFGLTGYAENQADDSVKIVLQGESEAVDEVLQWLETGPPSATVTQVKTRELSDEQQWNGFLTR; from the coding sequence TTGAAGGATGAAATTCAGCTTGCTTCACAAAAGGAGGCAGATATGACTCAACGCACGGTTGAAGTGCGGGTAGAAGGCCGAGTACAGGGCGTCGGCTTTCGGCAGTCTACTGCATATCAGACAAGACAGTTCGGGTTAACAGGTTATGCCGAAAATCAGGCGGATGATAGCGTCAAGATCGTATTGCAGGGGGAGTCAGAGGCCGTGGATGAAGTTCTGCAATGGCTTGAAACGGGTCCTCCCAGCGCAACAGTGACGCAGGTGAAGACCCGTGAGCTGTCAGATGAACAGCAATGGAATGGATTTCTGACCCGCTGA